GTTGCGACTGGCAGGGTCGGCTGCTGGGGGTGCGGCGGCGAGGAGGGAGGGTTGTGGAGCCGGCTACCAGACACAAGAGGCGGAGGGAAGGCTGCGACAGGGGAATGAGTCACAGAGTCGGTAGGGGTGGGGAGACCATGGCGGTGGCGCCGCACGTACGAGAGTAAATGAAAAGGGCAAGAAGTTTTGTTGGCACCAAAACTTTTGTGCATAGGGTGTCCCTCTGTATTTCCCTCTCTCTTAAATAAATTTATAAAGGGTGGTGCGGTCTTTTAGAGGGTGCTCTCCAATTTTTTTAGAGATAGAGGGTCACTTAGGGAATCTGCTTGAGTGAGTATTTCTCTATTTTTGATAGTTTTATTGGAAGATGGGGGGTTATAAGTAATCTGGTAGAATTGCTCTAATAAGCTCTTTATACTCCTTTTCAAGTTTTTTTTGCAGGTACTATAAAACAATAAGAGGTTTAGAGAATATACTTGAAAAGGTAGTTACAATTAAATTAATGACCTTTGGTCCAGCGCAGTGGTGAAGCTACATGGCAGTGTAGTCATCTGACTACACAACTTTTTTCTGGCAAAAATCGTATGTACCAGTAGAAATAATGCAAGAAATATTATAAATTTATACAAAAAACATATATTTGACTACACGTGAAAACAATGAGGGGTTGATTATAGTATACTAATACCAGTAGAAAAAATAGTAATGGGCGGGAATTTAATTTAGAAATCCTGACGGTTCCTGAGGTACAACACGTAGTAATAACTTATTTTTATTTTCTCAAATTACTACTAGGAAGCAATGATCGGTTCCCTCAAAAAGAAACACAATTATCGGTTAGAGAATATAGAGAAAAAAGAGTAATTGCAGTTAAAATGAATTGGTCCCGACGGGGCTTGAACCTGTGACCTTATATCAGACCAACACTCTAACCAACTGAGCTACAGGACCTAATTTCTTCTTAAATATTTCCTTGCTATTAAAATAATAGTAAAAGAGAATATACAATGAGTAATCGTGGTTGAATACAATTTTAAAAACTCCTGGCGGCCCCTGATATACAAGACCTAATGAGTCATTTTTGTTTTCTCAAATTACTAGGAAAAACAATGAGCAGTTAGAAAATACACAGAAAAAAGAGGGTAATCGCAATTAAAAAAAGAATTGGTCCCGACGGGGCTTGAACCCGTGACCTTTGGCATATCAGACCAACACTCTAACCAACTGAGCTACAGGACCTAACCATTTACTGAATATTTCTTTACATTAAAAGCAATTTAAAAAGATAGTTATGCTCCTCGCTTACACTGAGGCCTACGCATTTTATTCTGAGATTCATGTCTCCTACACATACATAAACTCATAGATAGGGACTTCTCACTAAAGAAAATAATCACCACAGGAAGATAATTACACAGTAATATATAGGCCTAATTTTGTCTTCAGTGTTCAGTGGTAAGCACTAAGCAGCACTGAATTTGTTGGATGGTTTTCAGAAACTCATGATGTTTTCCTGCTGCAGCATACAGTAATTCATCGCTGCGGTAATCCTGTCGAGTGGGCTCATCTATCTTCATACCCCAGTCTTACACTCATCAGTTTATACACATTACTTGACAACTCTTTCGGTGCCACACGTCATCTGACAACCCTTCATTTGATGGTTTATATCCGATGATAACATTTGCAGAGAACAGCTGGAAACCCACATTTGGCAATTGGATCTGCTGCTCTTGAAAGATGATATACCTCTTACAATTTTACACCTTCTGGATTTATACATCATTCAACTTATTCACCATAGAGCTGCGAGCCAGCAACCACTATCGGATATGATACCCATCTAGTGTGTAGAAGCAAATGCCATGCACATTGGTGGGGTGATCTTGGCCAACGCAAGCAAGGAAGCTGGGAAGATCCAAAGTCCATCCCCACATATAAAACCGGAGGCAACTGCTGGCACCATATGTGTTGCTTTGCTCCTGTCAATCCTGTGCCAGATGTAGACTATCAAGCTCCCGGCGCACATGTCGATGGCGAAGCTCGCGCCGACAAGGAAGGGGAACCCCATTGCCATGGGCAAGGGGACCCATTTGCCATACTTCTGTGGAAGGAAATCCCTCATCAGgttggccaccagtgcaaaggCAAAGAATCCACAACAGAGCTGCAAGCAATGCATGGGCAGAGCAGAGAAGCCCTCCACACCAAGAATCGCGATGTTTCGGTATATCAGAGCATACGGCGCCTTCCAGGGGCTGTCCTGGTTGCCTATGTCAAAGGCATTGTAGAACACATAGAATGTCAGCGGTGAGATGACACAACCAATGGCGGTGCCGATGATCTGAGCGATAAGCATTGATCTAGGTGATGTTAATGTAAGATGCCCAGTTTTGAAGTCCTGCATCAGATCAGCAGATATCGACGTCATACATTTCACCATGCCACAGCCTACCATCCCAGCAACCACGCCATGTTCTTTCCCAGCTGCGGCCGCGAGAATGAGGAGGGCAACTTTTCCATAGTTGAAGGCCATGTTGATGTCGGTAAGACCGGATCCATAGGCATTGGAGAAACCCAGGGCAGGAGCCAGTAAGTATGCTACAACAGCATAGTACCACTTCAGCTCAGGGAACATCCTGGGAATGGTGATTACAGCAACGACTGATAATGCAAAGTAACCCAAAAAGGCTAGCCAGTTAGGGAGACTGTCTCTTATAAACACTTCATTGCGATGTTGTTCAACGAGTGACAGAGTATCTTCCCCTGAAAGCATAATGAACCCAACATCAGGTCATCTATACATCAGGAAGGCAGAGACCAGAAAGGTTAAGCTGTTTACCGTTCTTTGCGCTTTTCTGTTTTGATTTGTCAAGCATACTCATGACGGTCTTAAGAATAATCTTTGTAAAATTGTATATGCCGTCTCCTAGGATGAGAGCTATGCAAATGAAGGCCTGTGAATGAGAGAAGGTAAGAAAAAAGGATATGCAAAGCACACGCACAACAACAAAATTATACTTGGAAACAAACCTTGTAACCTTGCAGACTTCTCATGCTGCTTTCTGGTAAATCTGCCGGATACCAGTTCCCTTTCAAATCAGCAATCAGTGGCCACATTACGCCCCAGGAGAGAATAGAGCCAAGAAGGAGAGAGATATTCACAAGGTGGGGGCAAATCATCCCTGCCCCAACATATGTGAGATTGAAATCAAAGAAGAACCTGACACCCCATCATTGAATCTAAATTAGGTAAAATTGTTACTAGTCAAGAACAGAATAGAATAATGAATAACATGACGGGCATTACGAATGTTTCCAAGCTCGTAGTCCAAGAGTGGGGAATTGCGAAAAGCCACAATGATCTCCACCAGAATAAAACCACTGGAAGAAGCTCCAGAAGAAGCTAATTGCAAAGTATTTTGTGAATCCATTCACTTGCATCCTGACGTTAGCAAGAAAAACATCAAATTTTGCTAAAATGAGAGAATcataatactccctccggtcctttttactccacatataagatttgtctgatcatgtttatataaaaaaaattcaacatctacaatattaaaGTTATACAATGAAAAATAAATTCATGAcgcatctaatgatattgatttcgtattgtgaatgttaatatttttttctataatgtttgacttcagacaaatcttatatgcggagtttGAGTTGACTccagtcaaatcttatatgcggactaaaaaggaccggagggagtatttggCTATGAAGGCTACTGGTTATGTGAGAGAACTGCATACTTTGCCACATCATCTCCCTTAGACGCATGAAATCCATTTATAAGCACAGCAGTTGCAGTTCCGCTTGGGTAAGTTAATTTGTAGTCGATCACCAAAATCTGAAAAATTACAAAGCTCCATAAAAAATGTGCTTAAAATTGTTTCTTTCCATTTGCAACTGATGTCAAACAACTTGAAGTTTCTTTTTCCACACGGGACAAACAACTTGAAGCTGTTGTAAGGTAACAAAGGAAAAGTTATGCTAGGATCACGGTCAACTTTAAAGAGTTCCCAAGATGATATGTCTGATCTTGCCAGCAGAAGTGAATGGTGTGCACATAATTTTTTTCCCTCCATCAAACTTATGCTTAGAATTCAACTCAGTTTAATTGCAACCGAATATTCCAGTAAAAAAAGTCCTTATTTTTCCATAATGCACAATTCATTTAAATTGCATGTATGTCAAATGATAGGCGAGGTATCTAGTACTTTTGTTATAGATAGAGAAGTGAACACTCGCACGCCATGGCTTTATTTTCTTGGCACTATTTAGCCAAAAAGGTTTAACATAATTGCCAATTCTTAGGCTTCAAGCAAACAAGCTCATAGTCCTTAGAGTCACAACTTAGCCAATGTGTATAACGTGTGGGACTTAGCTGAAGAAAAGCTTTATCAAGACTAAGTTGTGAATGTAAATCAAATATTTTCATTAATTTGGCTATGGGCAGTGTGGCAACTAAACTAACAGTCCGAAAAGCATTATTTGTTTTTACAAAACCTAACAAAAAATGGAAGAATACTTGTTGCTTGTCTCAGCTTTACATAATCCTTCAGACACTTAGTTTGGACATTGGGCAGAGGAACAAAATTGGGTTGAAGGGCAGAATCTCAGTTGGCACTAAGTAGAACCGTGATCGAATAGCAAGAGTAAATTTCTGAAGATTTATACAGGAAAGAAAGACTGTCACCGACCTTCCTGAGAGGGACAAGCGCGAGAATCCcgacgaaggcgacggcgaagaGGAAGCCCATCATCCACCCAACGCCGGGCTCCTTGGTGCCCACGTTGCCTTCCATGTCCACCCCGGCCATCTCGTAGGTCTTCTTGTTGAGCCCGAGCAGGTAGGACCCGAACCCGCCTGGGGAGCGCAAAAAGGAAAATCCAAGAAGGCGTCAGAATCCCGGTGCTCCACTTGAGAAAGAAAAGTGGGGAGAGATTCGCGGGCGCGGTCCCGACCGGCGGCGCCGATGCTGTAGCAGGCGACGGCGCAGGTCTGCACGACGGTGTTCTCCTGGCGGGTGAGCGGGCGGACGACGCGGCCGAGGCGGGCCAGCGCCTGCGTCCAGCCCCGGAGCATGACGAAGGAGATGAGCGCGGCGGAGACGTTGAGGGTGGGGTTGAGGCCCGTGGTGAGGTTGAGCTTCATCACGATGACGCTGTACATGGTGCCGACGGCCACGCTCACCACCAGCCCGCGCAGGGTCAGCTGCTCCGTCCACGGCGGCACGCGGCCGGCCGCGTGCGCGGGCgcccccggctccgcgccgtcgtCGCAGAGCGCGGCTTTCCCCCTGCCGTCGCTGCTCCCGCCGCCGTCGTCCCGCTGGTGGAGCGCCATCGCGAGCCCGGGGCGGGGTTGCTTCCTCCGCCGTCCCCTGCTTCATGGGCAAAAAGAAATATTTCCGCGGCGTCAGGTTCGAGCCAAG
This region of Triticum aestivum cultivar Chinese Spring chromosome 2D, IWGSC CS RefSeq v2.1, whole genome shotgun sequence genomic DNA includes:
- the LOC123054061 gene encoding probable metal-nicotianamine transporter YSL9 isoform X1 — its product is MASLLVALGRRRKQPRPGLAMALHQRDDGGGSSDGRGKAALCDDGAEPGAPAHAAGRVPPWTEQLTLRGLVVSVAVGTMYSVIVMKLNLTTGLNPTLNVSAALISFVMLRGWTQALARLGRVVRPLTRQENTVVQTCAVACYSIGAAGGFGSYLLGLNKKTYEMAGVDMEGNVGTKEPGVGWMMGFLFAVAFVGILALVPLRKILVIDYKLTYPSGTATAVLINGFHASKGDDVAKMQVNGFTKYFAISFFWSFFQWFYSGGDHCGFSQFPTLGLRAWKHSFFFDFNLTYVGAGMICPHLVNISLLLGSILSWGVMWPLIADLKGNWYPADLPESSMRSLQGYKAFICIALILGDGIYNFTKIILKTVMSMLDKSKQKSAKNGEDTLSLVEQHRNEVFIRDSLPNWLAFLGYFALSVVAVITIPRMFPELKWYYAVVAYLLAPALGFSNAYGSGLTDINMAFNYGKVALLILAAAAGKEHGVVAGMVGCGMVKCMTSISADLMQDFKTGHLTLTSPRSMLIAQIIGTAIGCVISPLTFYVFYNAFDIGNQDSPWKAPYALIYRNIAILGVEGFSALPMHCLQLCCGFFAFALVANLMRDFLPQKYGKWVPLPMAMGFPFLVGASFAIDMCAGSLIVYIWHRIDRSKATHMVPAVASGFICGDGLWIFPASLLALAKITPPMCMAFASTH
- the LOC123054061 gene encoding probable metal-nicotianamine transporter YSL9 isoform X2, producing MALHQRDDGGGSSDGRGKAALCDDGAEPGAPAHAAGRVPPWTEQLTLRGLVVSVAVGTMYSVIVMKLNLTTGLNPTLNVSAALISFVMLRGWTQALARLGRVVRPLTRQENTVVQTCAVACYSIGAAGGFGSYLLGLNKKTYEMAGVDMEGNVGTKEPGVGWMMGFLFAVAFVGILALVPLRKILVIDYKLTYPSGTATAVLINGFHASKGDDVAKMQVNGFTKYFAISFFWSFFQWFYSGGDHCGFSQFPTLGLRAWKHSFFFDFNLTYVGAGMICPHLVNISLLLGSILSWGVMWPLIADLKGNWYPADLPESSMRSLQGYKAFICIALILGDGIYNFTKIILKTVMSMLDKSKQKSAKNGEDTLSLVEQHRNEVFIRDSLPNWLAFLGYFALSVVAVITIPRMFPELKWYYAVVAYLLAPALGFSNAYGSGLTDINMAFNYGKVALLILAAAAGKEHGVVAGMVGCGMVKCMTSISADLMQDFKTGHLTLTSPRSMLIAQIIGTAIGCVISPLTFYVFYNAFDIGNQDSPWKAPYALIYRNIAILGVEGFSALPMHCLQLCCGFFAFALVANLMRDFLPQKYGKWVPLPMAMGFPFLVGASFAIDMCAGSLIVYIWHRIDRSKATHMVPAVASGFICGDGLWIFPASLLALAKITPPMCMAFASTH